One Microbacterium sp. zg-B96 genomic region harbors:
- a CDS encoding SDR family oxidoreductase, which produces MTLHVLTGAGSGIGAALAARLHARGDDLILFARSDARATQLRERFPGAHTVVADLAAPRDLAAALARHDLPARLDSLLHVAGVVDLGPVAELTVDAWSSQLDVNLVAPAELTRLLLPALRAAKGQVLFVNSGAGLRAAPEWGAYAASKHGLKALADSLRAEEAAHGVRVSTVYPGRTATAMQERVHAQEGRDYDPTAFIDPASVVTSILTVLDLPRDAQIPDLTIRPGV; this is translated from the coding sequence ATGACTCTGCACGTTCTCACCGGGGCCGGCTCCGGCATCGGCGCCGCCCTCGCCGCGCGCCTGCATGCACGCGGCGACGACCTCATCCTGTTCGCACGCAGCGACGCCCGTGCGACTCAGCTGCGGGAGCGGTTCCCGGGCGCGCACACCGTCGTGGCAGACCTGGCGGCTCCGCGCGACCTGGCCGCCGCGCTCGCACGACACGATCTTCCCGCCCGCCTGGACTCGCTGCTCCACGTCGCGGGTGTGGTCGACCTCGGCCCGGTCGCCGAACTCACCGTCGACGCATGGTCGTCGCAGCTTGACGTGAATCTCGTCGCGCCGGCCGAACTGACGCGGCTGCTGCTGCCCGCGCTGCGCGCGGCGAAGGGACAGGTGCTGTTCGTCAACTCCGGCGCGGGCCTGCGTGCGGCACCCGAGTGGGGGGCCTACGCGGCATCCAAGCACGGGCTGAAGGCGCTCGCCGACAGCCTGCGGGCCGAGGAGGCGGCGCACGGCGTGCGGGTGTCGACGGTGTACCCCGGGCGCACCGCGACGGCGATGCAGGAGCGCGTGCATGCGCAGGAAGGGCGGGATTACGACCCGACCGCCTTCATCGACCCTGCGTCGGTGGTGACGAGCATCCTCACCGTGCTCGATCTGCCGAGGGACGCGCAGATCCCCGATCTGACGATCCGCCCAGGCGTCTGA
- the ychF gene encoding redox-regulated ATPase YchF has product MALTIGIVGLPNVGKSTLFNALTKNQVLAANYPFATIEPNIGVVNLPDKRLEVLAEIFHSERILPAAVSFVDIAGIVRGASEGEGLGNQFLANIREADAIAQVVRGFADDDVIHVEGKVDPKNDLETINAELALADLQTLEKAIHRYEKEVRGKKIDPSVLESALAAKDALERGKLLSGADIDVEPIRELGLLTAKPFIYVFNVDEAVLTDAARKAELEALVAPAKAVFLDAKIESELIDLDPGDAAELLASTGQEESGLDQLARIGFDTLGLQTYLTAGPKEARAWTIGKGWKAPQAAGVIHTDFEKGFIKAEVISFDDLVATGSVAEARAKGKARLEGKDYVMQDGDVVEFRHS; this is encoded by the coding sequence GTGGCTCTTACCATCGGAATCGTCGGACTGCCCAATGTGGGCAAGTCCACCCTGTTCAACGCCCTGACCAAGAACCAGGTGCTCGCAGCGAACTACCCGTTCGCGACGATCGAGCCCAACATCGGGGTGGTGAACCTTCCTGACAAGCGCCTCGAGGTGCTTGCGGAGATCTTCCACAGCGAGCGGATCCTCCCCGCCGCGGTGTCGTTCGTCGACATCGCCGGCATCGTCCGCGGCGCGAGCGAGGGGGAGGGGCTGGGCAACCAGTTCCTCGCCAACATCCGCGAGGCCGACGCCATCGCGCAGGTCGTGCGCGGCTTCGCCGACGACGACGTCATCCACGTCGAGGGCAAGGTCGACCCGAAGAACGACCTCGAGACGATCAACGCCGAGCTGGCGTTGGCCGACCTGCAGACCCTCGAGAAGGCGATCCACCGCTACGAGAAGGAAGTGCGCGGCAAGAAGATCGACCCCAGCGTGCTGGAGTCCGCACTCGCGGCGAAGGACGCGCTCGAACGCGGCAAGCTGCTTTCGGGTGCCGACATCGACGTGGAACCCATCCGCGAGCTGGGGCTGCTCACTGCCAAGCCCTTCATCTACGTCTTCAACGTCGACGAGGCCGTGCTGACGGATGCCGCGCGCAAGGCGGAGCTCGAAGCGCTCGTCGCCCCGGCGAAGGCCGTGTTCCTCGACGCGAAGATCGAGTCCGAGCTGATCGACCTCGACCCCGGGGATGCCGCCGAGCTGCTGGCATCCACCGGTCAGGAAGAGTCGGGCCTGGACCAGCTCGCCCGCATCGGCTTCGACACGCTCGGTCTGCAGACCTACCTCACGGCCGGTCCCAAGGAAGCGCGCGCGTGGACGATCGGCAAGGGCTGGAAGGCGCCGCAGGCCGCGGGCGTCATCCACACCGACTTCGAAAAGGGCTTCATCAAGGCCGAGGTCATCTCGTTCGACGACCTCGTCGCCACCGGCTCCGTCGCCGAGGCCCGCGCCAAGGGTAAGGCGCGGCTCGAGGGCAAGGACTACGTCATGCAGGACGGCGACGTGGTGGAGTTCCGCCACAGTTAG
- a CDS encoding class I SAM-dependent methyltransferase, with translation MNRDQATSFGSAAGTYEAGRPDYPLEAVQWLLPSIVGRAVRVADVGAGTGKLTRGLRDLGADVVAIDPDPAMLEALRAASGGIPTFVGSAERLPLPDASVDAVVFGQAWHWVEPDAASAEVARVLRPGGVLGLVWNIRDESVDWVRRLTEIMRGSNAEEMLAAGEPPVSAPFGALERASWRWTRPMTRDGLRAMAFSRSYIITASESERARIDRDLAELFDEIGAVGDAVVSLPYVTWAFRTAVTG, from the coding sequence ATGAACCGCGACCAGGCGACCTCGTTCGGATCGGCGGCGGGCACGTACGAGGCCGGCCGCCCGGACTACCCGCTGGAGGCGGTGCAGTGGCTGCTGCCGTCGATCGTCGGGCGAGCCGTGCGCGTGGCCGATGTGGGCGCCGGGACCGGCAAGCTCACGCGGGGCCTGCGGGATCTGGGCGCCGATGTCGTGGCGATCGACCCTGATCCGGCGATGCTCGAGGCGCTCCGCGCGGCCAGCGGCGGCATTCCCACCTTCGTCGGCAGCGCGGAACGGCTACCGCTGCCCGACGCGAGCGTCGATGCCGTCGTGTTCGGGCAGGCGTGGCACTGGGTTGAGCCGGATGCTGCCTCGGCCGAGGTCGCCCGCGTGCTCCGGCCCGGCGGGGTGCTGGGACTGGTGTGGAACATCCGCGACGAGAGCGTCGACTGGGTGCGGCGGCTGACCGAGATCATGCGGGGCAGCAACGCGGAGGAGATGCTCGCCGCGGGGGAGCCGCCGGTGTCGGCGCCGTTCGGCGCGCTCGAGCGCGCGAGCTGGCGGTGGACGCGGCCGATGACCCGCGACGGGCTACGGGCGATGGCGTTCTCGCGCAGTTACATCATCACCGCTTCCGAGTCCGAGCGGGCGCGCATCGACCGCGACCTGGCGGAACTGTTCGACGAGATCGGCGCCGTGGGGGACGCGGTGGTGTCGCTGCCGTACGTCACGTGGGCCTTCCGTACTGCCGTCACGGGGTAA